A genome region from Eurosta solidaginis isolate ZX-2024a chromosome 2, ASM4086904v1, whole genome shotgun sequence includes the following:
- the LOC137239528 gene encoding acyl-CoA-binding domain-containing protein 5 — MASIVERFQAAVNVIKGLPKHGPYQPSTAMMLKFYGLYKQAIEGPCHQKRPAFWDVVGKAKWDAWNDNRHLTKQQAMERYVDSLREIIETMSFTENVQNFVGSISGLDNINLDELDMVVPGMRELAESHPNSPFNSRTNSPQHGASLHGSSGEEDDLIPPGQMNGHIKTANHLGLNSSLLNGSSVHDTVTATSATQLHAPIAVMPATATNTTTTQTTYAISNGTVDQSDDEYCDPSDMNMDFNEAMQRNTDLLKQIQTTVMRMNTDMATVNQRISNMEKVVNDVRTSVASQKSGKGNGRGGGRAYSSWWPFEDISPLWFALLLLWPFVVGRLSRAVTAPRRK, encoded by the exons ATGGCTTCAATTGTGGAGCGTTTTCAAGCCGCCGTCAATGTAATCAAAGGCCTACCAAAGCATGGTCCATACCAACCTAGCACAGCCATGATGCTCAAATTTTATGGTTTATATAAGCAAGCAATAGAGGGTCCCTGCCATCAAAAACGTCCTGCTTTCTGGGATGTTGTTGGCAAAGCTAAATGGGATGCTTGGAATGATAATCGTCACTTAACGAAACAACAAGCAATGGAACGTTATGTTGATAGTTTACGTGAAATTATAGAAACAATGTCATTTACGGAGAATGTGCAAAATTTTGTTGGTAGCATAAGTGGTTTGGACAATATTAATTTGGATGAATTAGATATGGTTGTACCGGGAATGCGCGAATTAGCTGAATCGCATCCAAATTCACCATTCAATTCGCGCACGAATAGTCCACAGCATGGCGCAAGCTTACATGGAAGTAGTGGTGAAGAGGATGAT TTAATTCCTCCGGGCCAAATGAATGGACATATTAAAACAGCAAATCATCTGGGCCTTAACAGTAGCCTATTAAATGGCTCATCGGTACACGATACTGTTACAGCAACTTCAGCAACACAATTACATGCGCCAATCGCTGTAATGCCCGCAACAGCAACAAACACCACAACAACCCAAACCACATATGCAATATCCAATGGCACAGTCGATCAATCCGATGATGAATATTGTGATCCATCGGATATGAATATGGATTTCAATGAAGCAATGCAACGTAATACCGATTTGCTTAAGCAAATTCAAACAACTGTAATGCGTATGAATACCGATATGGCAACAGTAAATCAGCGTATTAGTAATATGGAAAAAGTAGTAAATGATGTGCGTACAAGTGTGGCGTCGCAAAAGTCTGGCAAGGGCAATGGGCGTGGCGGTGGACGCGCATATTCATCCTGGTGGCCATTTGAAGATATTTCGCCTCTTTggtttgcattgcttctattgtGGCCTTTTGTAGTGGGACGTTTGTCGCGCGCTGTCACAGCACCACGACGAAAGTGA